From Myxocyprinus asiaticus isolate MX2 ecotype Aquarium Trade chromosome 49, UBuf_Myxa_2, whole genome shotgun sequence, a single genomic window includes:
- the LOC127438424 gene encoding ras-related protein Rab-11B-like, translating into MGTRDDEYDYLFKVVLIGDSGVGKSNLLSRFTRNEFNLESKSTIGVEFATRSIQVDGKTIKAQIWDTAGQERYRAITSAYYRGAVGALLVYDIAKHLTYENVERWLKELRDHADNNIVIMLVGNKSDLRHLRAVPTDEARAFAEKNNLSFIETSALDSTNVEEAFKNILAEIYRIVSQKQIADRSMHDESPGNNVVDISVPPTTDGLKGNKFQCCQNL; encoded by the exons TGGTACTCATTGGAGACTCTGGTGTGGGGAAGAGTAATCTGTTGTCCCGTTTCACTCGGAATGAGTTCAACCTGGAGAGCAAGAGCACCATTGGTGTGGAATTCGCAACCCGCAGCATCCAGGTGGATGGCAAGACTATAAAGGCTCAGATCTGGGATACAGCAGGACAAGAACGCTACAGAGCCATCACATCAGC GTACTACCGGGGTGCAGTCGGAGCTCTTCTTGTCTATGACATTGCAAAGCATCTGACTTATGAGAATGTTGAGCGCTGGTTAAAAGAGCTGCGGGATCATGCGGATAACAACATCGTTATCATGCTGGTGGGCAACAAGAGTGATCTGAGGCACCTCAGGGCTGTACCAACTGATGAGGCCAGAGCTTTTGCAG AGAAGAACAACCTCTCTTTCATTGAAACATCAGCTTTGGACTCCACAAATGTTGAGGAGGCATTCAAAAACATACTTGCAG AAATCTATCGGATTGTATCACAGAAGCAGATCGCCGACAGGTCCATGCACGACGAGTCTCCGGGCAACAACGTAGTGGACATCAGCGTGCCGCCCACTACCGATGGGTTAAAGGGCAACAAATTTCAATGCTGTCAAAATCTGTGA